In Microbacterium sp. 1.5R, the following are encoded in one genomic region:
- a CDS encoding FMN-binding protein, with the protein MIRTTVPTSVRKSAALVGVAGLLVLAGCSGTADAEDQSTDAGTDTSTESTDSGASTSGDYTDGTYTADGSYQTPETVEKISVTLTVADGLVTEVEVTGDPQARESEQYQGQFIDGISDEVVGKSLDEIEVSRVAGSSLTSGGFNEAVESIKEQAAA; encoded by the coding sequence ATGATCCGCACGACTGTACCGACTTCTGTTCGCAAGAGCGCCGCCCTGGTCGGCGTCGCCGGGCTCCTCGTGCTCGCCGGTTGCTCCGGCACCGCGGATGCCGAAGACCAGTCCACCGACGCCGGAACCGACACGAGCACCGAGTCGACGGATTCGGGCGCATCGACGAGCGGCGACTACACCGACGGCACGTACACGGCCGACGGTTCGTACCAGACCCCCGAGACGGTCGAGAAGATCAGCGTGACCCTCACCGTCGCCGACGGCCTGGTCACCGAGGTCGAGGTGACCGGTGACCCGCAGGCACGCGAGAGCGAGCAGTACCAGGGGCAGTTCATAGACGGGATCTCGGATGAGGTCGTGGGCAAGTCGCTCGACGAGATCGAGGTCAGTCGAGTGGCCGGATCGTCGCTCACCAGCGGCGGGTTCAACGAGGCCGTCGAGTCGATCAAGGAGCAGGCGGCCGCCTGA
- a CDS encoding ribose-phosphate diphosphokinase: MARKKKTVDLDRDNGIAPGLVAKTKKRLVVAGGRSHPELTAAVAASLGTEVVPTEHRTFASGEIYARFEVSIRGCDLFLIQTFGEPVNEWLMETLIMIDAAKRASAKRITVVAPYYPYSRQDKKGRGREPISARLVADLLKTAGADRVMSVDLHAAQIQGFFDGPVDHLFAKPVLLEYFQRTLSPADREILTVVSPDMGRVRVADTWSDSLGAPLAIIHKRRDPKVANQVSVHEIVGAVEGRTCLLVDDMIDTGGTIVKAAQALKANGAHRVIVAATHAIFSDPASERLQDASIDEVVITDTIPLTESRRWDKLTVLPIAPMLARAIHEVFEDGSVTSMFGGDA, encoded by the coding sequence ATGGCGCGCAAGAAGAAGACGGTCGATCTGGACAGGGACAACGGCATCGCTCCGGGTCTCGTTGCCAAGACCAAGAAGCGACTCGTGGTCGCAGGTGGTCGATCGCACCCCGAGCTCACCGCGGCGGTGGCCGCGTCGCTCGGAACAGAGGTCGTGCCGACCGAGCACCGCACCTTCGCATCCGGTGAGATCTACGCCCGGTTCGAGGTGTCGATCCGAGGCTGCGACCTCTTCCTGATCCAGACCTTCGGTGAGCCGGTCAACGAGTGGCTCATGGAGACCCTCATCATGATCGACGCGGCGAAGCGCGCGTCCGCCAAGCGCATCACCGTCGTCGCCCCGTACTATCCGTATTCACGTCAGGACAAGAAGGGCCGCGGCCGTGAGCCGATCAGCGCCCGCCTCGTCGCCGACCTGCTGAAGACCGCCGGCGCAGACCGCGTGATGAGCGTCGACCTGCACGCCGCACAGATCCAGGGCTTCTTCGACGGTCCCGTCGACCACCTGTTCGCCAAGCCCGTGCTGCTCGAGTACTTCCAGCGCACGCTGAGCCCCGCCGACCGAGAGATCCTCACGGTCGTCTCGCCCGACATGGGTCGTGTCCGCGTGGCCGACACATGGTCCGACAGCCTCGGCGCCCCGCTGGCGATCATCCACAAGCGACGCGACCCGAAGGTCGCGAACCAGGTCTCGGTGCACGAGATCGTCGGAGCGGTCGAGGGTCGCACCTGCCTGCTCGTCGACGACATGATCGACACCGGTGGAACCATCGTGAAGGCCGCGCAGGCGCTCAAGGCCAACGGCGCGCATCGCGTGATCGTCGCCGCGACGCACGCGATCTTCAGCGATCCGGCCTCCGAGCGTCTGCAGGACGCCTCGATCGACGAGGTCGTGATCACCGACACGATCCCGCTCACCGAGTCGCGTCGCTGGGACAAGCTGACGGTCCTCCCGATCGCCCCGATGCTCGCGCGTGCGATCCACGAGGTCTTCGAAGACGGATCCGTCACGAGCATGTTCGGCGGAGACGCGTAA
- the glmU gene encoding bifunctional UDP-N-acetylglucosamine diphosphorylase/glucosamine-1-phosphate N-acetyltransferase GlmU: protein MTGNNLAIIVLAAGQGTRMRSRLPKVLHPIGGRPLVGHVLTTATRLGADHIEVVVRHERDQVVAALEKDYPTAVFIDQDDVPGTGRAVQVAVDALPADFDGDVLVLSGDCPLADADTLGSFLDAHRAAQAEATLMTAVVEDPTGYGRVIRDADGGVDRVVEQKDATTEEAAVSEINAGMYVFRVSTLRKYLPSVGVDNAQGEMYLTDVPGLLRRDGSRVAASVVSDVTVTYGVNDRAQLAEVGRLLNRRIVRRWQLEGVTVIDPATTWIDDDATLAPDVTILPNTHILRATTIAEGAIIGPDTTLVDCEVGEDAIVRRTDATLAVIGAEATVGPFSFLRPGTVLGARGKIGAYVETKNAEIGEGSKVPHLSYVGDATIGRGVNLGASTITANYDDVNKHRTVVEDEVHTGSHTTLVAPVRLGAGAKTGAGAVVRKDVPAGSLAMSVAPQRNIEGWVEKNRAGTGAADAAARTRVAE, encoded by the coding sequence ATGACTGGGAACAATCTCGCGATCATCGTCCTCGCCGCAGGCCAGGGCACCCGCATGCGCTCGCGTCTTCCGAAGGTGCTGCACCCGATCGGCGGGCGTCCGCTCGTCGGCCACGTGCTGACCACCGCGACGCGACTCGGCGCCGATCACATCGAGGTCGTCGTGCGGCATGAACGCGACCAGGTCGTCGCCGCACTCGAGAAGGACTACCCGACCGCGGTCTTCATCGATCAGGACGACGTCCCCGGCACCGGACGCGCAGTGCAGGTGGCTGTCGACGCGCTCCCTGCCGACTTCGACGGCGACGTGCTCGTGCTCTCGGGCGACTGCCCTCTCGCGGATGCGGACACGCTGGGCTCGTTCCTCGACGCGCACCGCGCCGCGCAGGCGGAGGCGACCCTCATGACAGCCGTGGTCGAGGACCCGACCGGCTACGGCCGCGTCATCCGCGACGCCGACGGCGGCGTCGATCGCGTCGTCGAGCAGAAGGATGCGACGACCGAAGAGGCTGCCGTCAGCGAGATCAACGCAGGCATGTACGTGTTCCGCGTCTCGACGCTCCGCAAATACCTGCCGTCGGTGGGCGTCGACAACGCGCAGGGCGAGATGTATCTGACCGACGTGCCGGGGCTCCTCCGCCGCGATGGCAGCCGTGTGGCGGCATCCGTCGTCTCCGACGTCACCGTCACCTACGGCGTCAACGACCGCGCTCAGCTCGCGGAGGTCGGTCGTCTGCTCAACCGCCGCATCGTGCGGCGCTGGCAGCTCGAGGGCGTCACCGTGATCGATCCTGCGACGACGTGGATCGACGACGACGCGACCCTCGCGCCCGACGTCACGATCCTCCCGAACACGCACATCCTGCGGGCGACGACGATCGCCGAGGGTGCCATCATCGGACCGGACACCACCCTCGTCGACTGCGAGGTGGGAGAGGACGCGATCGTCCGCCGCACCGATGCGACGCTCGCGGTGATCGGTGCCGAGGCCACTGTCGGACCGTTCTCGTTCCTGCGGCCGGGCACCGTCCTGGGGGCCAGAGGCAAGATCGGCGCCTACGTCGAGACCAAGAACGCCGAGATCGGCGAAGGCAGCAAGGTGCCGCACCTGTCATACGTCGGAGACGCGACCATCGGGCGAGGCGTCAACCTCGGTGCGAGCACGATCACCGCGAACTACGACGACGTGAACAAGCACCGCACGGTGGTCGAGGACGAGGTGCACACCGGCTCGCACACGACCCTCGTCGCGCCCGTTAGGCTGGGAGCCGGCGCCAAGACAGGTGCTGGCGCTGTCGTCCGCAAGGACGTCCCCGCCGGCTCCCTTGCCATGAGCGTCGCCCCTCAGCGCAACATCGAGGGTTGGGTCGAGAAGAACAGGGCAGGCACGGGCGCGGCAGACGCCGCAGCCCGAACCCGAGTGGCGGAGTAG
- a CDS encoding MarR family winged helix-turn-helix transcriptional regulator — translation MTEADEVDRIVGAWNTQRPDLDFSPLEVLSRMDRLTRLLDRARRDVFRRSDLEAWEWDVLSALRRAGAPFQLSPKQLLQQTLVSSGTMTNRIDRLVGRCFVRREGDPADGRSVLVTLTDDGRIRVDAAITRLVDVEDDLLQALSRGDRDRLAALLRKLSLSFDA, via the coding sequence ATGACTGAGGCGGATGAGGTTGATCGGATCGTCGGCGCCTGGAACACCCAGCGCCCCGACCTCGACTTCTCGCCTCTCGAGGTGCTGTCGCGGATGGATCGCCTGACCAGGCTGCTCGACCGGGCTCGCAGAGATGTGTTCCGACGCAGCGACCTGGAGGCTTGGGAATGGGACGTGCTGTCGGCTCTCCGCCGCGCGGGCGCGCCCTTCCAGCTCTCCCCCAAGCAGCTGCTGCAGCAGACGCTGGTGTCGAGCGGCACCATGACCAATCGCATCGACCGTCTGGTCGGCCGATGTTTCGTGCGACGGGAGGGCGACCCGGCCGACGGCCGCAGCGTGCTCGTGACGCTCACGGACGACGGACGCATCCGGGTGGATGCCGCGATCACGCGCCTCGTCGACGTCGAGGACGACCTGCTGCAGGCGCTGTCCCGCGGTGACCGCGATCGGCTCGCTGCGTTGCTGCGCAAGCTGAGCCTGAGCTTCGACGCGTGA